Proteins from a single region of Bombus vancouverensis nearcticus chromosome 5, iyBomVanc1_principal, whole genome shotgun sequence:
- the LOC117159906 gene encoding carnitine O-acetyltransferase, with product MNDNINGYGIDNHLMGLRYAAQEAGEPIPDIFTDQAYKIVNHFALSTSQVTSKNDAIIGYGPVVPDGYGCAYNLRSNGIIFSVSAFHSDGRTNATRFAQTLKQSLWDMADMLNRANQR from the exons ATGAACGACAACATAAATGGTTATGGAATCGACAACCACTTAATGGGCCTCCGTTACGCCGCGCAAGAAGCTGGAGAGCCAATCCCGGATATTTTCACTGATCAGGCTTATAAGATCGTCAATCATTTTGCTCTTTCCACGTCACAG GTAACTTCGAAAAACGATGCAATCATTGGTTACGGTCCAGTAGTGCCAGACGGTTACGGTTGCGCTTACAATCTGAGAAGCAACGGCATCATATTTTCTGTATCTGCTTTTCATAGCGATGGCAGGACGAACGCAACACGTTTCGCTCAAACGCTCAAGCAAAGCTTATGGGACATGGCAGATATGTTAAACAGAGCGAATCAGAGATAA
- the Mekk1 gene encoding mitogen-activated protein kinase kinase kinase 4 — MFRYDIQSHVTENSFSGSSDDDNGYIRKKGSSCSTSEFDDSIQAMCDIYGQTPPRTRLNRKKRYMRQKLSGGETKSLEKDIPSKAAIRRRNTLDNIIFNEMCDKADKDCENEVNQDIAKEGNRKCKRTLKVLRGTERDLKLDMEAAYNYNEKFDPHQVSTPNHMKIETRNRFRSLRSKPVDVEERKPKVKLTEKIPITGDRESIAQSPKTLSLKERELFHDTFSFLIRLGSTERNCRRQISHEETRWQNELKDLIWLELQAHHADRSPMAQDEYLCKQREAVEGLLKEIMEYRYDPIASVKNDNTPWININTTRIDRIVNVGSSPNIELGICPGCLSMYCRACARAQGEALQQVEGLLSRLEVAEALYPSSQAFAAHYPLYKSTEFIGRVKAMCLWYNMTKHHRLKLQILGKLLMMSHTKKKHDDTGDSGISSRSSDVTDHLEWKQTLVRFDTSNQQDENSSPSDSNNSNNSSGLSFVQSWPSTPESSFTCADDDKNDRFDFYLVEFDRQAYRKYIEDVLKTRGLRKSLNFLERLHTSVLRKARLTLEKSDISESNNTLNEEYEGDEELRRYGVWSSEARELNLPSYRAAFVFLSRVPLDVVHEFLRMRLEQKPEQPSPLSVRQLMRELREGLRIACIHRDRFAAHSCAAVVNNNDSCENLFQENVKDFDKSLKAVFEVYLDYLQQWVDMVQHDSFHKNLIMDEWMFVKSIAGNILNGYEIAGVKFCEIAKTMIEQVKEYLNERPREIQENFEDWNDDDWSNRFQRMFVRREWQGMFVEAREKVVKGVMLAKCLKRDIVNWSIFDKELEKSLTSLKDTVMDLRLDITNVIENFQRDLKKIEESNYEYDRSAIRSRIREILHQAYRMGFDYHKETCKLFALEEKAILAESLVSFAFLWMEFVRTRCERGRGLRPRWANQGLEFLITVCEPHNTKHLTDEEFEELKTCMDRCISHVVGSASTATNETENLKRLPHSRASSPCHTRSRTASLSLPQKSRDNVRSPDIPTSSRKSFSSSVVDGNVGITINSSDHTVPRQERINRAIRKVECDIDERLKGRELIGQVTDRKAVDRVRIKARRVTFTWQRGIKIGQGRFGKVYTIVNNQTGELLAMKEVQFQPGDHRAIRRVAEELQIFEGIQYKHLVRYYGLEIHREEMLIFMEFCAEGTLESLVAGSGNGLPESLVRKYTHQLLSAVAVLHSHGIVHRDIKSANIFLTDEGNCLKLGDFGSAVQIKAHTTMPGELQGFVGTQAYMAPEVFMKSESSGHGRAADIWSVGCCVIEMASGRRPWSDYDSNYQIMFKVGMGETPALPKNLSIEGDNLIRKCLQHDPKKRLTANALLTLPFTQAYEDVNADLLILRQ, encoded by the exons ATGTTTCGTTATGATATACAAAGTCATGTTACAGAAAATTCATTCTCAGGTTCATCAGACGATGATAATGGCTATATTAG GAAAAAAGGTTCAAGCTGTTCGACAAGTGAATTCGATGACTCGATTCAAGCAATGTGCGATATTTATGGACAGACACCACCGAGAACTCGACTTAATCGAAAGAAGCGATACATGAGACAAAAACTTAGCGGAGG ggAAACGAAATCGTTAGAAAAAGACATACCATCGAAAGCAGCGATCCGCAGGCGCAATACTCTGGACAACATTATTTTTAACGAAATGTGTGACAAAGCAGATAAGGATTGTGAAAACGAGGTGAACCAAGATATAGCGAAGGAAGGAAATCGAAAATGCAAAAGGACATTGAAAGTGTTACGTGGAACTGAAAGAGATTTAAAACTGGATATGGAGGCAGCTTATAATTATAACGAGAAATTTGATCCTCATCAAGTATCTACTCCTAATCATATGAag atTGAAACTCGAAATAGATTCCGTAGCTTGCGATCCAAACCTGTTGATGTAGAAGAGAGAAAGCCTAAAGTTAAACTTACCGAGAAAATTCCAATTACTGGTGATAGGGAATCGATCGCGCAATCACCAAAAACGTTGAGTCTTAAAGAACGGGAATTATTTCATgatacattttcttttttaattagatTG GGAAGTACGGAACGTAATTGCCGTCGGCAAATCAGTCATGAAGAAACGCGGTGGCAAAACGAATTGAAAGATCTAATATGGCTAGAACTACAAGCTCACCATGCTGATCGGAGTCCAATGGCTCAAGATGAGTACTTGTGCAAGCAACGTGAGGCTGTAGAAGGTTTACTTAAAGAAATAATGGAGTATAG ATATGATCCTATTGCGAGTGTAAAGAATGATAATACGCCTTGGATTAATATTAATACCACGCGTATTGATCGAATAGTAAATGTAGGATCTAGTCCAAATATAGAATTAGGTATTTGTCCAGGTTGTCTTTCGATGTATTGTAGAGCATGTGCACGAGCACAAGGTGAAGCTTTACAGCAAGTAGAAGGATTACTGTCTAGGCTAGAGGTAGCAGAAGCACTTTATCCTTCGTCACAAGCCTTTGCTGCACATTATCCTTTATACAAAAGTACAGAATTTATTGGTAGAGTGAAGGCAATGTGTCTTTGGTATAATATGACTAAGCATCATCGACTCAAGTTACAAATACTGGGAAAATTATTAATGATGTCGCATACAAAGAAAAAACACGATGATACTGGAGATTCTGGAATAAG tTCACGATCTTCCGATGTGACCGATCATTTAGAGTGGAAGCAAACTTTGGTACGATTTGATACTTCAAACCAACAAGATGAAAATTCCAGCCCTTCAGATagcaataatagtaataattctTCTGGTTTATCTTTCGTACAATCCTGGCCTTCTACTCCTGAATCGTCATTTACATGTGCAGACGATGATAAAAACGATAGATTTGACTTTTACCTAGTTGAATTCGATCGGCAAGCTTACAG GAAGTATATTGAAGATGTATTAAAGACTAGAGGTTTAAGAAAAAGTTTAAATTTTCTTGAGAGATTACATACTTCTGTCTTGAGGAAAGCAAGGTTGACGTTAGAAAAAAGTGATATAAGTGAATCTAATAATACTTTGAACGAAGAGTATGAAGGCGATGAAGAATTGCGACGATATGGCGTGTGGAGCTCCGAAGCAAGAGAATTAAATCTTCCATCTTATAG gGCTGCTTTCGTGTTTTTGTCTCGAGTTCCGTTAGATGTTGTTCATGAGTTTTTAAGAATGAGATTAGAACAAAAACCAGAACAACCTAGTCCACTATCAGTTCGACAACTTATGCGTGAACTTAGAGAAGGTCTTAGAATTGCATGTATCCATCGCGACAGATTTGCAGCTCATTCTTGTGCAGCAGTTGTCAATAATAATGATAGTTGcgaaaatttatttcaagaaAACGTGAAAGATTTTGACAAAAGTTTGAAGGCTGTTTTTGAAGTATATCTTGATTACCTTCAGCAGTGGGTAGATATGGTACAGCATGACAGTTTCCACAAAAATTTGATTATGGATGAGTGGATGTTTGTAAAATCAATAGCAGGAAATATATTAAATGGATACGAGATTGCGGGAGTTAAATTCTG TGAAATCGCAAAAACTATGATTGAACAAGTTAAAGAATACCTTAACGAGAGACCACGGGAGATTCAAGAAAATTTTGAGGATTGGAATGATGATGATTGGTCAAACAG ATTTCAGCGAATGTTTGTACGACGTGAATGGCAAGGAATGTTTGTAGAAGCTCGGGAGAAGGTGGTTAAAGGTGTTATGCTTGCTAAGTGTTTGAAACGTGATATTGTAAATTGGTCTATCTTTGACAAAGAATTAGAAAAATCATTAACATCTTTAAAG GATACAGTCATGGATCTCAGACTCGATATCACAAACGTTATTGAAAATTTTCAACGTGATCTcaaaaaaatagaagaatcaAATTATGAATATGATCGATCTGCTATACGTTCAAGAATAAGGGAAATACTTCATCAGGCTTATCGAATGGGGTTTGATTACCATAAAGAAACATGTAAACTATTTGCACTTGAAGAAAAAGCTATTTTAGCTGAAAGTCTGGTTTCTTTCGCCTTTTTGTGGATGGAGTTCGTTAGAACACGATGTGAACGTGGAAGAGGTTTACGACCTAGGTGGGCAAATCAAGgtttagaatttttaattacagtATGCGAACCACATAATACCAAACATTTAACTGATGAAGAATTTGAGGAATTAAAAACCTGTATGGATCGTTGTATTTCGCACGTTGTTGGAAGTGCAAGTACTGCTACAAATGAAACAGAAA ATTTAAAAAGGTTACCTCATTCAAGAGCGTCTTCACCTTGTCATACTAGAAGCAGAACTGCGAGTTTAAGTCTCCCTCAGAAATCTAGAGATAATGTTAGATCTCCAGATATTCCAACGAGTTCTAGAAAATCCTTTTCATCAAGTGTGGTTGATGGAAATGTAGGTATTACTATAAATAGTTCTGACCATACTGTACCCAGGCAGGAAAGAATCAATCGGGCTATAAGAAAAGTTGAATGTGATATTGACGAGAGATTAAAAGGCCGCGAACTTATAGGGCAAGTTACTGATAGAAAAGCTGTTGATAGAGTTCGTATTAAAGCAAGAAGAGTTACCTTTACTTGGCAAAGAGGTATTAAAATAG GACAAGGAAGATTTGGTAAAGTATATACCATAGTCAACAATCAAACTGGTGAGTTATTAGCTATGAAAGAAGTTCAGTTTCAACCTGGGGATCATAGAGCAATTAGACGTGTTGCCGAAGAGCTACAAATATTTGAAGGAATTCAATACAAACATTTAGTACGATACTATGGACTAGAAATTCATCGT GaagaaatgttaatttttatgGAATTTTGCGCTGAGGGAACGTTAGAAAGTCTAGTAGCGGGCAGTGGAAATGGTCTACCAGAGTCATTAGTTAGAAAATATACACATCAACTCCTTTCAGCTGTAGCTGTACTCCATTCGCATGGAATAGTACATCGCGACATTAAAT cTGCAAACATTTTTTTAACGGATGAGGGTAATTGTTTGAAACTTGGTGATTTTGGAAGTGCTGTGCAAATTAAAGCACATACTACTATGCCGGGTGAATTACAAGGTTTTGTTGGTACTCAAG CTTACATGGCACCGGAAGTATTTATGAAATCAGAAAGTAGTGGACATGGTAGAGCTGCTGATATTTGGTCAGTTGGTTGCTGCGTTATAGAAATGGCGAGTGGACGAAGACCTTGGTCAGATTATGATTCTAATTATCAAATTATGTTTAAG GTGGGAATGGGTGAAACTCCAGCATTGCCCAAAAATCTTTCCATTGAAGGAGATAACctaattagaaaatgtttacaACATGATCCAAAGAAAAGGTTGACAGCAAATGCCTTACTTACACTTCCGTTTACACAAGCATACGAAGATGTTAACGCCGACTTGTTGATACTGCGACAATAA
- the Moe gene encoding moesin isoform X3, whose protein sequence is MNQEVKKETPLQFKFRAKFYPEDVAEELIQDITLRLFYLQVKNAILTDEIYCPPETSVLLASYAVQAKHGDFQKGTHTAGFLINDRLLPQRVVDQHKMSKEEWESSITNWWQEHRGMLREDAMMEYLKIAQDLEMYGVNYFEIRNKKGTDLWLGVDALGLNIYEKDDKLTPKIGFPWSEIRNISFNEKKFIIKPIDKKAPDFVFFATRVKINKRILALCMGNHELYMRRRKPDTIDVQQMKAQAREEKIAKQQQREKLQLEIAARERAERKQQEYEERLRNMAEEMDRRQAELNEAQEMIRRLEEHLRQLQAAKEELEDRQKELTAMMEKLELSHEMEAAERAKLEQEIRAKQEEIQRIQSEVVAKDAEARRLEEVFEAAKLRQEEADRAYQASTTPHHHHVEENEEGEEEGEDEVSHGDVTKDLATDESIIDPVEERRTLAERNERLHDQLKALKQDLAQSRDESKETVMDKIHRENVKQGRDKYKTLREIRKGNTKRRVDQFENM, encoded by the exons ATGAACCAGGAAGTCAAGAAAGAGACTCCCCTGCAATTCAAATTTCGCGCCAAGTTTTATCCCGAAGACGTTGCCGAGGAATTGATTCAAGATATCACGTTGCGTCTCTTTTATCTTCAG GTAAAGAACGCTATTCTGACGGATGAAATCTACTGTCCTCCAGAAACATCTGTATTGTTAGCGTCTTACGCAGTCCAAGCGAAACATGGAGATTTTCAAAAAGGTACACATACTGCTGGCTTTTTAATAAATGACCGCTTGTTACCACAACGAGTCGTGGATCAACATAAAATGAGCAAGGAGGAATGGGAAAGTTCCATCACTAATTGGTGGCAAGAACATCGTGGCATGTTACGTGAAGATGCTATGATGGAATACCTAAAAATCGCGCAG GATTTGGAGATGTACGGAGTGAATTACTTCGAAATTCGTAATAAAAAAGGTACAGACCTGTGGCTCGGTGTTGATGCTTTGGGTTTGAACATCTACGAAAAAGATGACAAATTGACACCAAAAATTGGTTTTCCATGGTCTGAGATAAGAAATATCTCATTTAACGAgaagaaatttataattaaaccaATTGATAAGAAGGCACCCGATTTCGTCTTTTTTGCAACTAGGGTTAAGATCAATAAACGAATTTTAGCACTGTGTATGGGCAATCACGAACTCTACATGCGTAGACGTAAACCAGATACAATTGATGTACAGCAAATGAAG GCGCAAGCAAGGGAAGAGAAAATTGCAAAACAACAACAGAGAGAAAAGTTACAGTTAGAAATAGCTGCAAGAGAACGTGCTGAGAGAAAACAACAAGAATATGAAGAACGACTTCGAAATATGGCAGAAGAAATGGACAGGCGGCAAGCTGAATTAAACGAAGCTCAAGAAATGATCCGACGTTTAGAAGAACATCTTAGACAGTTACAAGCTGCGAAGGAGGAATTAGAGGATCGTCAGAAA GAACTTACGGCTATGATGGAAAAACTTGAACTTTCACATGAGATGGAAGCAGCTGAGCGTGCTAAACTTGAGCAAGAAATACGAGCTAAGCAAGAAGAAATACAACGTATACAATCTGAGGTAGTGGCGAAGGATGCTGAAGCAAGGAGGCTAGAAGAAGTATTTGAAGCTGCTAA ATTAAGGCAGGAAGAAGCCGATCGAGCATATCAAGCTAGTACAACACCGCATCATCATCATGttgaagaaaatgaagaagGTGAAGAGGAAGGAGAAGACGAAGTTTCTCATGGTGATGTTACTAAAGATCTTGCAACTGATGAATCGATAATTGATCCTGTTGAGGAGCGACGTACCTTGGCAGAAAGAAACGAACGCCTTCATGATCAACTTAAG GCATTGAAACAAGATCTTGCACAGTCACGCGACGAGTCAAAAGAAACTGTTATGGATAAAATCCATAGGGAAAACGTCAAAcaaggtcgcgataaatacaAAACGCTTCGTGAAATTCGTAAAGGCAATACTAAACGTCGTGTTGATCAATTTGAGAACATGTAA